From Oryctolagus cuniculus chromosome 17, mOryCun1.1, whole genome shotgun sequence, a single genomic window includes:
- the DUSP14 gene encoding dual specificity protein phosphatase 14 gives MSSRGHSTLPRTLMAPRMISEGDTGGIAQITSSLFLGRGSVASNRHFLQARGITCIVNATIEIPNFNWPQFEYVKVPLADMPHAPIGLYFDSVADKIHSVSRKHGATLVHCAAGVSRSATLCIAYLMKFHNVCLLEAYNWVKARRPVIRPNVGFWRQLIDYERQLFGKSTVKMVQTPYGIVPDVYEKESRHLMPYWGI, from the coding sequence ATGAGCTCCAGAGGTCACAGCACGCTACCGCGGACTCTCATGGCTCCTCGGATGATTTCCGAGGGCGACACAGGAGGCATTGCTCAGAttacctcctctctcttcctgggCAGAGGCAGTGTGGCCTCCAACCGGCACTTCCTCCAGGCTCGTGGCATCACCTGCATCGTCAATGCAACCATCGAGATCCCCAATTTCAACTGGCCCCAATTTGAATATGTTAAAGTGCCTCTGGCTGACATGCCTCACGCCCCCATTGGACTGTACTTTGACTCCGTGGCTGACAAGATCCACAGTGTGAGCCGGAAGCATGGGGCCACGTTGGTGCACTGTGCCGCAGGGGTGAGCCGCTCGGCCACCCTGTGCATCGCTTACCTGATGAAATTCCACAACGTGTGCCTGCTGGAGGCGTACAACTGGGTGAAGGCCCGGAGACCTGTCATCAGGCCCAACGTAGGCTTCTGGCGGCAGCTGATAGACTACGAGCGCCAGCTCTTTGGGAAGTCGACAGTTAAAATGGTACAGACACCTTATGGCATAGTGCCAGACGTTTATGAGAAAGAGTCCCGCCACCTGATGCCTTACTGGGGGATTTGA